A genomic window from Melopsittacus undulatus isolate bMelUnd1 chromosome 7, bMelUnd1.mat.Z, whole genome shotgun sequence includes:
- the ZAR1 gene encoding zygote arrest protein 1: MAEEAMESYLYAPYHPYSYRYPPPKGKVGGTGGWRPRGSSYFSGYGEAAAAAEYFDNYQRAQLKAILSQVNPNLTPRLRKANTKEVGVQVNPRQNASVQCSLGPRTLLRRRPDPPGGSRHLPGEHEPPQEQGSPATTSTRAVRFPRTMAVYSPMASRRLTAFLEEPERRPQQQEKVAVAVEEEAAAVQKREAEAAAVRESWENPPEGAAEPLEQRPAAAPELPAAEPEDSQVEKKASAREEAAAARQKREPAASKTRLRFQFLEQKYGYYHCKDCNIRWESAYVWCVQGTNKVYFRQFCRTCQKSYNPYHVEDITCQSCKQTRCTCPVKMRHVDPKRPHRQDLCGRCKGKRLSCDSTFSFKYII, translated from the exons ATGGCAGAGGAGGCGATGGAGAGCTACCTGTACGCTCCATACCACCCCTACTCCTACCGCTACCCGCCGCCCAAGGGCAAGGTGGGGGGCACGGGCGGCTGGAGGCCGCGGGGCAGCAGCTACTTCTCGGGCTATGGGGAAGCGGCAGCGGCCGCCGAGTACTTCGACAACTACCAGCGGGCGCAGCTGAAGGCCATCCTCTCCCAGGTCAACCCCAACCTGACGCCGCGGCTCCGCAAGGCCAACACCAAGGAGGTGGGCGTCCAGGTCAACCCGCGGCAGAACGCCTCGGTGCAGTGCTCGCTCGGGCCCCGCACGCTGCTGCGCCGCCGTCCCGACCCCCCCGGCGGGTCGCGGCACTTGCCGGGAGAGCACGAACCGCCTCAGGAGCAGGGCAGCCCCGCCACCACCAGCACCCGCGCCGTCCGCTTCCCCCGCACCATGGCCGTCTACTCGCCCATGGCGTCCCGCAGACTCACCGCCTTCTTGGAGGAGCCGGAGCGGCGGccgcagcagcaggagaaggtgGCGGTGGCCGTCGAGGAAGAGGCGGCCGCGGTGCAGAAACGAGAGGCGGAGGCGGCGGCCGTGCGGGAGAGCTGGGAGAACCCCCCTGAGGGCGCCGCCGAGCCCTTGGAACAGCGTCCGGCTGCGGCCCCGGAGCTGCCGGCGGCAGAGCCCGAGGACAGCCAGGTGGAGAAGAAAGCGTCTGCGCGGGAAGAGGCCGCGGCCGCCCGTCAGAAGCGGGAGCCGGCGGCGAGCAAGACCCGGCTGCGCTTCCAG TTCCTGGAGCAGAAATACGGCTACTACCACTGCAAGGACTGCAACATCCGCTGGGAGAGCGCCTACGTCTGGTGCGTCCAGGGCACCAACAAG GTCTATTTCCGGCAGTTTTGCCGGACCTGCCAGAAGTCCTACAACCCGTACCACGTGGAGGACATCACCTGCCAG AGCTGCAAGCAGACGCGGTGCACCTGCCCGGTGAAGATGCGCCACGTGGACCCCAAGCGGCCACACCGCCAGGACCTCTGCGGGAGGTGCAAGGGGAAGCGCCTGTCCTGCGATAGCACGTTCAGCTTCAAATACATCATCTGA
- the SLC10A4 gene encoding sodium/bile acid cotransporter 4, translating to MAGSAQPPTAAGDGGLDGGSLAGGGEAFADRSLSQGLSVLVGLALCVTMLGLGCAVELGQLGHQLRRPVGLLLALLGQFVAMPLLAFLLALIFALDEVAAVAVLLCGCCPGGNLSNLMLVLVDGDMNLSIIMTASSTLLALFLMPLCLWIYSRPWINTAVVQLLPLGAVSLTLGSTLLPIGLGVLIRYRYPRAADLLVKISLWSLLVTLVILFILTGTMLGPDLMAHIPASVYAIAVLMPLAGYALGYGLATVFKMPPHCRRTVSLETGCQNVQLCTAILKLTFPPELIGSMYMFPLLYALFQSAEAGLFVLVYKMYGRDSYKQDMLGEEEDTDISYKKLKEEEVADTSYGTVTTEEHSSIQMEPTQTAL from the exons atggcaggCTCCGCGCAGCCCCCGACGGCGGCGGGGGACGGCGGCCTCGACGGCGGGTCCCTGGCGGGGGGCGGCGAGGCTTTCGCGGACCGCTCCCTCAGCCAAGGCTTGAGCGTGCTGGTGGGGCTGGCTCTCTGCGTGACCATGCTGGGGTTGGGCTGCGCCgtggagctggggcagctggGGCATCAGCTGCGGCGGCccgtggggctgctgctggcactgctggggcAGTTCGTGGCCATGCCGCTGCTGGCCTTTCTCCTCGCCCTCATCTTCGCTCTGGATGAAGTAGCGGCCgtagctgtgctgctgtgcggCTGCTGTCCCGGGGGCAACCTCTCCAACCTCATGTTGGTGCTCGTCGACGGGGACATGAACCTCAG CATTATCATGACGGCCTCCTCCACGCTCCTGGCTCTCTTCCTGATGCCCCTCTGCCTCTGGATCTACAGCCGCCCCTGGATCAATACGGCCGTGGTGCAGCTGCTGCCCCTGGGCGCGGTGAGCCTCACGCTAGGCAGCACCCTCCTGCCCATCGGCCTGGGGGTGCTCATCCGGTACCGGTACCCCCGCGCCGCCGACCTCCTGGTTAAG ATTTCCCTGTGGTCCCTCTTGGTGACTCTGGTGATCCTGTTCATCCTGACTGGGACAATGCTGGGCCCAGATCTGATGGCACATATTCCTGCATCTGTCTACGCCATTGCAGTGCTGATGCCCCTAGCGGGGTATGCCTTGGGATACGGCTTAGCCACGGTCTTTAAAATGCCCCCACACTGCAGGAGAACGGTGTCTCTGGAAACAGGGTGCCAAAACGtccagctctgcactgccatCCTCAAACTCACCTTCCCCCCAGAGCTCATTGGGAGCATGTACATGTTTCCCTTGCTTTATGCGCTTTTTCAGTCGGCAGAAGCAGGACTCTTTGTGCTGGTATACAAGATGTACGGCAGAGACAGCTACAAACAAGATATGCTCGGTGAGGAGGAAGACACAGATATATCCTACAAGAAACTGAAGGAAGAGGAGGTTGCTGATACTTCATATGGCACAGTGACCACGGAGGAGCACAGCTCCATTCAAATGGAGCCGACGCAGACAGCGCTTTAA